GCACTTAGTCCAAAACCTCCCTCAACAAAAATTTACTTTTCTTTGCATTATCCCGGCTGGATGCGAAGATCGAGTTAAAGGGTAAGGTTATTTTATTCCGAAGGAGTTGAATTTTAATGAGGGATCAAGTTGTTCGAGCTATACGAAGAGATCATCCCGACTATGTTCCTTTAATCATCTGGAACCAAAACTTTGATCAATCGGATATTGTCTACGGTGAAATTCAGAAACATTTTTTAGGAGAAAATCGAGACTATTCAGAATGGGGATTTTATTGGTCGAGAAAAGATGAGACCATGGGCCAACCGCGAGAGCCCTTGATAAAAGATTGGAACGAAATTGATAAACTTAAACCACCATCCTTAGACTTACCCGGTCGATTTGATGAACTCTTAAAAAAGAAAGAGACTTATCCGGAGAAATTTCTCATGGCCAGTTTGGCTTTGTCGGGTTTTACCACGATGACTTTTTTAGCTCACTTTGAAGAGGTGTTGATTCATTTATCGACTAAATCGCAGCAGTTGGAACGATTGATCGATGTGGTATTTAATTTTGAAGAAAGTCTGATAAGAGAAACCTCGTATTTTGATGTGGATGCTATCGCTTTTTTGGATGATTGGGGCTCACAAAATGGTTTGATGGTTTCTCCTGATCATTGGAGGAAAATATTCAAACCACGATACCGAAAACAGTTTGATTTAGTTCATCAGCAAGGAATGTATGTCTATTTCCATTCTTGTGGATATATTTACCCAATCATTTCAGATTTTATCGAGATTGGAGTCGATATTCTCAATATCAGCCAACCGAATCTCTATGAGATTCCGAAGTTAGGAAGAGATTTTGGAGGGAAGGTTTGTTTTTGTTGTCCAGTGAGTTATCAAACTACTGGTATATCTGGAAACCCTCAAGAAATAGAACAATATACTGAATACTTATTTGAACACCTGGGGAGGTTCAATGGAGGGTTGATTGGTTATGCTGAAGAATATCATTCGATTGGAATGAGCGAAGAGAATTATCGAGCCAGCATTCGAGGATTTAAGAAATTACACTATTTCTAAAGAAAAAAGAGGCAGACAATTATTATAATAAAAAAACGAGGTCATTGATATGATTGTTCTTTCTCAAGAAGCTGCCTATTGGGTGGCAATTGCTCACCTTACAAATTGGAGCAGAGAAAAAATCAATGATTTTTTTGACCGATTATTGAGGAACCATTTTGCTTTTCATGACTTTTTTACTTTGAAACCTGAAGAATGGGAGAGTCTTTTTCATCTTTCCCGGGAAGAAATAACAAGCCTTCAATCGATACAAGAAAAACTCCCTTATTATTTGACTATTACCCAAAAAATCTCTGAACAAGGCTTTGATATCATACCAGTTCATTCTCGGTTTTATTCTGCGCATTTACGAGAAAAGCTGGGAAAATCTCATGCTCCGACTCTCTTTTATACCAAAGGGAATGTCGATCTTTTTAATACGCCAACAGCGTGTATTTTAGGTTCGAACCGCGGTTCTGGAAACGGGCTCATATTTATTCAGAATCTCATACGCCGTTTCGTTCAAGAAGAGATAACGATGATAACCAGTATTGAACCTGGTTATCATCGTTATATTCTCAATTTATGTCTCCAATTTGGAGGGCGATCTTTAGTCATTTTGGACCAGGGAGTGCTTTCTTTAAAAAGACCGCTGGATGATTTCGATCAATATCTCATAAATGACCAAGTGCTATTCCTCAGCACTATCTTTCCAAAAAACAATAACGGGAAGAAATGGGCTTTGCAGCGGGATTTGTTACAATATGGATTGGCTAAGGACATCTACATTGCTGACGCTCTTGAGAAAAGGCAAATATGGAGGTGGATCCTGAGAGGATTGAGGCAAAATAAAACCTTTTTTGTCAGATATCCCGAAGAAAATGAAAAAAGCGCCAATCGTTTATTTATCGCTAATGGTGCGGTTCCAGTTGATCTCAATGGAAGAATTATCAATAAATCTGATTGATTTAAAATCACAGGAGGTTTAACTATGGTGTATCCAAGAACCAAACTTATCTCTTTTGTCTGGATAATTTCCTTGATGGCCTTGTTGGTGATGTTCATGAGCTTTTTAGCAAATGGAAATGAGCTCGTCACTCTTCCCCAGATTGAGTACAATGATAATGATTTGATCTCAGCCATAATTGAACGAAAGGCGGAAAGACAGTATGCAACTGAACCAGTAGCGCTGAAGGATCTGGCTCTGGTTCTCTGGGCGGGAAGTGGAATAAAAAGCCCCCAGGTTGATAGCGTTTCTCATGCTACCCGAACCATTCCTTCAGCCATGGGAATCTATCCCATCGATGTGTATGTATTTGCCTTACAGGTTGAAAACCTCCCATCCAATATTTACCTGTACTTGCCGGAAAAACATGCCCTCCAAGAAATTCCAAGCGTCAATGTGACTGAGGCATTAACCAAAATAACCAATCAAAGAGCAGTGCAGAATGCATCGATGGTTTTTTTAATCGTTTTTCATCGGGATAAGTCTTCCCGAATGAATGATAAATTCGCTTACTTTGAAGCCGGTGAGGTGGTTCAAAATATCAGTTTGATGGCCGTAGATCGTGGATTGGGAAGCTATGTTATTGGTATGTACTACCAAGAAAAAATAATCGAGGTTCTGAATGAAGAAAACATTGAACCAGTTGTATTGATGGCGGTGGGAAAACCTTCCCAATAATCAATAAATAAAAAAAACCGCGGTTAAGGGGGAAACCTTTCTTAAACCGCGGTTTTTTGCAATGATTAAGTATTTACCGGATATAATCTTTAGAAAGAACCTCAATTTGTTCAATTTTTTCCGGGCTATCGATCAGGAATCCACCGGTTTTCACGGTTGGAAGGAAACCGTAAAGTTTGTAATGATAGAGGACCAACACCCCGTAGAAACCAGCTAGATATTGCTGTGAATCAATCGCAGCGGTCATGTAACCTTCTTTTAATCCAACCAGCGTTCCCGGAGTCATATCGAAACCTCCAGCGATAACTTCACCAGGCTGTCTTCCAACCGCTTTCAGGGCATCGGTTAATCGATCGGTTACAATTCCGCCCAAGCCGATTATAAAGGTTGCTTCAGGATGGGAAATGAGATAAGAGGTCAGTCTTTGCTCAACGGTAGTCATTTCCAAACCACCGGCATCGATGATCTCCGATGAAGTGATACCGAATTCTTCCATAGCTTTTTTAACACCATCGGAACGAACAACACCATACATCGCTCCTGGAACTTCAACTGACATCGCTACATGAGCTTGGCTGAGGTCTAATCCTTTCTTTTTCCCTTCCTCAAAGAGCCGCATTGCCAAATCATAACCAGCTTTGAATTCATCCTGCCCAATATAAGTTAAGCGCGAGTTTCCTCTATCACCCTCGGTATCGTCATTATCGATGGCTACTACTGGAATACCCTTGGCTAAAGCATCTACCACTAATTTATCCCAAACCGTATCATCATTAATAACTAGGGCAATTCCATCGACATTCATAGCGATTGCTTCTTGCATTCTTTTTTGTTGCAGGGCAAGGTCTCCACCAACCAAATCGAAATCCACCTTGCAGTTGAGTAGTTTAGCTGCATCCTGGGCTCCCTTGACGACTACCGCCCAAAAGGGATCGTCTCCTCCGTGGGTTACAAAGCGAAAATACAATTCTCCAACTTCTTTTTCCTGAGCAAAAACCACCGTTCCCATAACTAAAACCAACACTAAAAGAAGCGAAAAAATTGAGAGCTTTTTAAACATTTATGTCCCTCCTATTATATTGATATTTATTATTGTGCCATATTTTCATTTTTTTGCAAACTTGGAAATGATGGAAAGCCAGGGGAGGAGGTCAAGATAAAGAGGTTTGGTTACTTGGTATAGCGGCATATCCCTTTTATATATTTTAAAGCTTCGGTATAATAATTATATGTGTGGACGATTTGCCTTGATTATTACACCGGCAGAATTAGAAAAAATTTTTGGGTTGAGATTGGATGAAGAGTTCAACCCCCGGTATAATATTGCTCCTAGTCAAACCGTGCCGGTAATCACTTATTTGGAAAAGGATAATAAGAAAAAGCTATCCAGCATGAAATGGGGATTAGTACCTTCCTGGGCCAAAGATCCTTCTATCGGAGACCGAATGATTAACGCCCGTTCCGAGACCATTCAAGAAAAACCCTCGTTTCGCAGCGCCTTCCAGAGGAGAAGAGCGCTGATACCCGCCAGTGGTTTTTTTGAATGGAAACGGGAAGGAACTACCAAAAATCCCTATTTTATTGGAATGAAAGAAATGAAAACCTTTGCTTTTGCAGGATTATGGGAGCGATGGGTACACGATAATAATTTCTTGGAAACATTTACCATATTAACCACTGAAGCAAATGAACTGGTCCGCCTAATCCATGACCGTATGCCAGTTATTATGCCTGAGAGTGTTTACGATATA
This sequence is a window from Candidatus Atribacteria bacterium ADurb.Bin276. Protein-coding genes within it:
- a CDS encoding methylcobalamin:coenzyme M methyltransferase, producing MRDQVVRAIRRDHPDYVPLIIWNQNFDQSDIVYGEIQKHFLGENRDYSEWGFYWSRKDETMGQPREPLIKDWNEIDKLKPPSLDLPGRFDELLKKKETYPEKFLMASLALSGFTTMTFLAHFEEVLIHLSTKSQQLERLIDVVFNFEESLIRETSYFDVDAIAFLDDWGSQNGLMVSPDHWRKIFKPRYRKQFDLVHQQGMYVYFHSCGYIYPIISDFIEIGVDILNISQPNLYEIPKLGRDFGGKVCFCCPVSYQTTGISGNPQEIEQYTEYLFEHLGRFNGGLIGYAEEYHSIGMSEENYRASIRGFKKLHYF
- a CDS encoding Nitroreductase family protein, coding for MVYPRTKLISFVWIISLMALLVMFMSFLANGNELVTLPQIEYNDNDLISAIIERKAERQYATEPVALKDLALVLWAGSGIKSPQVDSVSHATRTIPSAMGIYPIDVYVFALQVENLPSNIYLYLPEKHALQEIPSVNVTEALTKITNQRAVQNASMVFLIVFHRDKSSRMNDKFAYFEAGEVVQNISLMAVDRGLGSYVIGMYYQEKIIEVLNEENIEPVVLMAVGKPSQ
- a CDS encoding DNA recombination-mediator protein A, which translates into the protein MIVLSQEAAYWVAIAHLTNWSREKINDFFDRLLRNHFAFHDFFTLKPEEWESLFHLSREEITSLQSIQEKLPYYLTITQKISEQGFDIIPVHSRFYSAHLREKLGKSHAPTLFYTKGNVDLFNTPTACILGSNRGSGNGLIFIQNLIRRFVQEEITMITSIEPGYHRYILNLCLQFGGRSLVILDQGVLSLKRPLDDFDQYLINDQVLFLSTIFPKNNNGKKWALQRDLLQYGLAKDIYIADALEKRQIWRWILRGLRQNKTFFVRYPEENEKSANRLFIANGAVPVDLNGRIINKSD
- a CDS encoding Periplasmic binding proteins and sugar binding domain of LacI family protein, with amino-acid sequence MFKKLSIFSLLLVLVLVMGTVVFAQEKEVGELYFRFVTHGGDDPFWAVVVKGAQDAAKLLNCKVDFDLVGGDLALQQKRMQEAIAMNVDGIALVINDDTVWDKLVVDALAKGIPVVAIDNDDTEGDRGNSRLTYIGQDEFKAGYDLAMRLFEEGKKKGLDLSQAHVAMSVEVPGAMYGVVRSDGVKKAMEEFGITSSEIIDAGGLEMTTVEQRLTSYLISHPEATFIIGLGGIVTDRLTDALKAVGRQPGEVIAGGFDMTPGTLVGLKEGYMTAAIDSQQYLAGFYGVLVLYHYKLYGFLPTVKTGGFLIDSPEKIEQIEVLSKDYIR